The following are encoded together in the Bombus pascuorum chromosome 10, iyBomPasc1.1, whole genome shotgun sequence genome:
- the LOC132911096 gene encoding ATP-dependent (S)-NAD(P)H-hydrate dehydratase isoform X2 codes for MATSVSVDERMLKGIRKIIPNLNNTKYKGQDGRIGIFGGSIEYTGAPYYAAMSALRTGCDLVHIFCVKDASIPLKSFSPEPIVHPVLDQYDAIKQIRPWLDRLHVIVIGPGLGRDDKIFKTIVELISICRDMKKPLVIDADGLFLISQKPDIIKEYPGVVLTPNAMEFSRLVKGVLDKNVQPTPMIKTNDVKHLADAFGKNVVILHKGAKDVIADGHKGTEAVSCGLAGSGRRCGGQGDLLSGALAVFWWWAICAGSSESALSPPIAASYAASRLVRECNASAYKIKQRGMLTCDILEQIQPVFARIFETHCNK; via the coding sequence ATGGCTACATCAGTGTCAGTTGATGAGCGTATGTTAAAaggaataagaaaaataattccaaattTGAATAATACCAAATATAAAGGACAAGATGGTAGAATTGGAATATTTGGTGGTAGTATCGAATATACCGGTGCCCCATATTATGCAGCAATGAGTGCACTTCGCACTGGATGTGACTTAGTGCATATATTTTGCGTGAAAGATGCAAGCATTCCTTTGAAATCATTTAGCCCAGAACCTATTGTTCACCCAGTTTTAGATCAATATGAtgctattaaacaaataagaCCATGGCTTGATCGTTTACATGTAATCGTTATCGGACCAGGTCTTGGTAgagatgataaaatatttaaaacaattgttgaattaatttcaatttgtcgTGACATGAAAAAGCCACTAGTAATTGACGCAGATGGATTATTTCTAATTAGCCAAAAGCCTGATATTATAAAAGAGTATCCAGGCGTAGTTCTTACTCCTAATGCGATGGAATTCAGTCGTCTTGTTAAAGGAGTACTGGACAAAAATGTTCAACCTACGCCAATGATTAAAACTAACGATGTTAAACATTTAGCAGATGCATTTGGCAAAAATGTAGTAATTTTGCACAAAGGAGCAAAGGATGTAATTGCAGATGGACATAAAGGTACAGAAGCTGTGTCATGTGGATTAGCAGGTTCTGGAAGAAGATGCGGAGGTCAAGGAGACTTACTGTCTGGTGCGTTAGCTGTATTTTGGTGGTGGGCTATTTGCGCTGGAAGTAGTGAAAGTGCTTTGTCACCTCCAATAGCTGCAAGTTACGCCGCATCTAGATTAGTAAGAGAATGCAATGCATCTGCATATAAGATAAAGCAAAGGGGAATGCTAACATGTGATATATTGGAACAAATACAGCCAGTTTTTGctagaatttttgaaactcATTGTAACAAGTGA
- the LOC132911096 gene encoding ATP-dependent (S)-NAD(P)H-hydrate dehydratase isoform X1, with product MFFARNDKIYMLEKFAHRNLVKCPLVSTMATSVSVDERMLKGIRKIIPNLNNTKYKGQDGRIGIFGGSIEYTGAPYYAAMSALRTGCDLVHIFCVKDASIPLKSFSPEPIVHPVLDQYDAIKQIRPWLDRLHVIVIGPGLGRDDKIFKTIVELISICRDMKKPLVIDADGLFLISQKPDIIKEYPGVVLTPNAMEFSRLVKGVLDKNVQPTPMIKTNDVKHLADAFGKNVVILHKGAKDVIADGHKGTEAVSCGLAGSGRRCGGQGDLLSGALAVFWWWAICAGSSESALSPPIAASYAASRLVRECNASAYKIKQRGMLTCDILEQIQPVFARIFETHCNK from the exons atgttttttgCAAGAAATGATAAGATATATATGTTAGAAAAG TTTGCCCACAGGAATTTAGTCAAGTGCCCATTAGTTTCCACTATGGCTACATCAGTGTCAGTTGATGAGCGTATGTTAAAaggaataagaaaaataattccaaattTGAATAATACCAAATATAAAGGACAAGATGGTAGAATTGGAATATTTGGTGGTAGTATCGAATATACCGGTGCCCCATATTATGCAGCAATGAGTGCACTTCGCACTGGATGTGACTTAGTGCATATATTTTGCGTGAAAGATGCAAGCATTCCTTTGAAATCATTTAGCCCAGAACCTATTGTTCACCCAGTTTTAGATCAATATGAtgctattaaacaaataagaCCATGGCTTGATCGTTTACATGTAATCGTTATCGGACCAGGTCTTGGTAgagatgataaaatatttaaaacaattgttgaattaatttcaatttgtcgTGACATGAAAAAGCCACTAGTAATTGACGCAGATGGATTATTTCTAATTAGCCAAAAGCCTGATATTATAAAAGAGTATCCAGGCGTAGTTCTTACTCCTAATGCGATGGAATTCAGTCGTCTTGTTAAAGGAGTACTGGACAAAAATGTTCAACCTACGCCAATGATTAAAACTAACGATGTTAAACATTTAGCAGATGCATTTGGCAAAAATGTAGTAATTTTGCACAAAGGAGCAAAGGATGTAATTGCAGATGGACATAAAGGTACAGAAGCTGTGTCATGTGGATTAGCAGGTTCTGGAAGAAGATGCGGAGGTCAAGGAGACTTACTGTCTGGTGCGTTAGCTGTATTTTGGTGGTGGGCTATTTGCGCTGGAAGTAGTGAAAGTGCTTTGTCACCTCCAATAGCTGCAAGTTACGCCGCATCTAGATTAGTAAGAGAATGCAATGCATCTGCATATAAGATAAAGCAAAGGGGAATGCTAACATGTGATATATTGGAACAAATACAGCCAGTTTTTGctagaatttttgaaactcATTGTAACAAGTGA